The following proteins are co-located in the Xiphophorus hellerii strain 12219 chromosome 2, Xiphophorus_hellerii-4.1, whole genome shotgun sequence genome:
- the LOC116709304 gene encoding troponin I, fast skeletal muscle-like has product MATEKRLSARRKHTLKSCMLVVANNLLEAESQVKAKERETFLAEKCPPLDVPYSREELVELCKKLHQQINISEEERYCTEFKLNMVLNEVRDLNIKIVDLRGKFKRPRLKKVRMSADAMLKALLGSKHTVNMDLRANLKQVKKEVKEEDKQLRDVGDWRKNIEDKSDRKKMFDS; this is encoded by the exons ATGGCCACTGA GAAAAGACTGTCTGCTAGACGCAAGCACACTCTGAAG agcTGCATGCTTGTGGTCGCAAACAATTTGCTGGAGGCTGAATCTCAGGTGAAGGCCAAAGAGAGGGAGACGTTTCTGGCGGAGAAATGTCCTCCTTTGGATGTGCCGTATTCCAGGGAAGAACTAGTG gaaCTTTGCAAGAAACTTCATCAGCAGATCAACATCAGTGAAGAGGAGAGATACTGCACAGAATTCAAACTGAACATGGTCCTCAATGAG GTCAGGGACCTAAACATCAAGATCGTGGATCTCAGAGGAAAGTTCAAAAGACCACGACTGAAGAAGGTGCGTATGTCCGCCGACGCCATGCTGAAGGCTCTGCTGGGCTCCAAACACACGGTCAACATGGACCTGAGGGCCAACCTGAAGCAGGTCAAGAAGGAGGTCAAAGAGGAG GACAAGCAGCTGCGTGATGTGGGAGACTGGCGCAAGAACATTGAAGACAAGTCTGACAGGAAGAAGATGTTTGACAGTTAA